GCGGGCTGGACCTCGAACGTGCGCAGGAGAGCTTCTATCCGGTCCTGAGCGCAGCGCTGGCGCAGCGCGCGGCACGGGGGCAGGCGGGGGTTACCCTGCTGTCCTGCGACAACCTGGCCGGCAACGGCGCGGTCCTGCACGGGCTGGTGCGTGAATGGCTTGCCGCCCACTCGCCCGATACGCTCGCCTGGTTCGAGGCGAACTGCACGAGCCCGTCGACAATGGTCGACCGGATCGTGCCGCGCACGACCGAGGCCGACCTGCAGGCGCTGGAAGAACGTCTGGGCCTGGAAGATCGCGGCGCGGTGTTCACCGAACGCTTCAGCCAGTGGGTGATCGAGGACGACTTTGCCGCCAGGCGCCCTCGCTGGGAGGAACTGGGCGTGCAGATGGTGGCCGACGTTGCTCCTTACGAGGCGGCGAAGCTGCGAATGCTCAACGGCGCCCATTCGTTGCTGGCCTATTGCGGGCTGCGTGCCGGGCATACTTACGTTCACGAGGCGGCAGGCGATCCGGCGCTTCGCCAGCTGGCCGAACGGCTGATGGTGGACGAGGCCATGCCAACGCTCGATCCCGCGCCGGGGCAGGACCTGGCCGCCTATGCGCGCGATCTGCTGACGCGCTTCGCCGACCCGGCCCTGCGCCACCGGCTGGACCAGATCGCGATGGACGGGACGCAAAAGATCCCCCAGCGCTGGCTCGACACGGCGGCATGGCACTGCGCGCGCGGACAGGCGCCGGGTGCGATCCGCGAGGCTTTCGATGCCTGGTGCTGGCACCTCGCCGACGCGCGGTTCGTCGATGACCCGGAAGCCAAACGGCTCGTCAGGGCTGCTTCCGGGGGTGGGAGGCAAACGCTGCTCGATGCATGTTTCGGGGGCGGCGCTGGTGCCCCCCTGTGGCCCGAGTACGCCCACTTGCGTCCGCTCTTCGAAGGTCGCCGAGGCGGTTCCTGACATCCTCCTCAGCCGCCAGCCAATTGCCCCAGGGTGCGGCCGTCTTCGGCAGAGATCGAGAGGGTGAGGCGAGCGCCGAAGGGAGCGCCGTCTTCGAACATCGCACGCGTTTCCGCATGGTCCATGTCCGCATTGGCTGCGATCCGCTCCCCCGCCGAATTACGGCCCAGCACGATGGTCAGCGGCCCTCGCTCGCTCTCGACGATCGTATAGGTTTCCACGGTCAGCCCGGTCTGTTCGCCAATCGCCTTGCGCACGGCTGCCGCTTGCGGTGGCAGCGCGATCGTGCGGTCGGCACCGGACCAGTCGGCAGCGTCGGTGGAATAGATCGCGGCCGAATATTTGCTCATGAGCCCGCCGTTGGCGCCGACGAGGGCATAACTGCCCGGCGTCGCCCGCGCGCGCGACACGGCTTCGGCAATCGCATGGGTGGAATAGTTGTTTCCCGGTCCGCCGAAGAACGGCAGGCCGCCGGTCAGCGTCAGACCGCGCGGATCGTCGACAGACAGCCCGAAATGGTCGGTCAGGTTGAAGACCGGAATGGCGAAGCAGGAATAGAGATCGATGTGGCGAATCTCGTCGAAAGTGCGCCCGCACCGCGCAAGCGCAGCCTCGATTGCGGCGGTAGAGGCCGGGCTGCGGCCCAGGTCTGCGCGTGCCATCGGCGATGGTTCGCTGGCGGCAGCGACGGCGTGGATGTGGACCCAGCGGCTTTCGGGGACGCCCAGCTCACGCGCTTTCCGCATCGAAGCGACGATGATGGCCGCCCCCTGGTTCACCTGATCCCGCGCCACCGTCATTCGCGGATAAGGTTCGGCCACGATGCGGTTGCGCGGTGTCACGGCAGCAAGATCGTGCGCGGTGCGGGCGACTGGCGCCGCGGCGTGGGGATTCGCGGCGGCGACGCGGGTGAAGGGGGCGAACAGTTCGCCCATCGCCTGGCGATAGCTGTCGGGAGAAAGGCGCAGACGGGCGCGCCGGGCGTTCTCGAATAGCGCGTAGTGTGCGATGGCGCTGGCGGCACCGTGGCGGAGCAGTTCGGTATCGAACAGATCGTCCAGGCCATAGCCGCGATCTTCCAGTTCGTCGCCCACGTCTTCCGACCAGTCGCGCGTTTCGCCGGCCTTGCTCAGCGCGCGGACGGTCGAAATCGCCTCCGCCCCTGCAATTGCGGCGACCTCGCTCCGGCCCTGGGCGATATCGGTGGCAAATTCGCCGATCAGGTTCTGACCGGTCTGCCCGCCGGTCGTTTCCAGAATTGCCCGGTGCGGATTGGCACCGACCCGTCGAGCGATCGCGCGCGGGGGATTGTCGGCTCTGCCGAAGGGGGCCTTCGTATCCGGCCGCGACATTTCGAACTGGCGAATTGCGCCCAGCGTATCGATAGCTGCCGGGAGCCCCGACGCTGCGCCGGCATCCGCAATTGCGGCCGCGAGAGCATCACCGGCGAGATCCATCGGCGAACGTGCGCGATAATCGGGCGCGTCCGTGCGTTCGGAGATCTGGCCGATGCCAATGATAACCGGTGTATTGCCGCCGTCTTCGTTCATGTCTGTCGCTCTCTCCAATATGGTCGCGGCTTGCGGAGCCATTGCCAGTGTCCGGGATCGACCCTAGTGCAAGCCGGGTGATCGACAAGTCCGCCTTCCGCAATGCCCTCGGCAGTTTTGTGACGGGGGTAACGATCGTCACCGCGCGCGATCGCGAAGGCAATCCAGTGGGGCTGACGGCGAACAGCTTCAATTCCGTCTCGCTCGATCCGCCGATGGTTTTGTGGAGTCTTTCGCTGGGCAGCGCCAGCCTCCCCGCCTTTCGCGATGCGACCGCCTGGGCCGTTCACGTGCTGGCCTGCGATCAGCAGGACATGTCCGACCGGTTTGCGCGCCGCGGGGTGGACAAGTTCGCCGGCCTGACCGTGACCGATGGCCCGGAAGGCGCGCCGCTGATCGCAGGATACGCGGCACGCTTCGGCTGCCGTGCCCGCTTCGAATACGAGGGCGGGGATCACGCGATTTTCTTGGGCGAGGTAATCGATTTCGATCGCAGCGATGTCGATCCGCTGATCTATCACGGCGGGCGTTACGGACGGGTCATGCCGACGGGGGCGGAGGAACCGGAGGCGCAGGACCACGCACAGCTGGCGGCGCTCGGTCTCGCGCGCGCCGATGCAGACGGCTGGCGACTGACGGAGCAGGGCGCGGCACAGCTTGCATTGTTGCGACGGATCTCCGAACGGAACTGACGCGCTTGCACATATAAGAATATCTTTATATGTGTCTCACCCATGCGTATCGAAACTATCATGCGGGCCCTCGCCGATCCGACGCGGCTGCGGATCATGCGGCTGCTTTCCGCTATGGAACTGGCTGTGGGCGAACTAGCGCAGGTTCTGGGTCAGAGCCAGCCGCGGGTTTCGCGCCATGTCGGCATCCTGTGCGATGCCGGCCTGGCCGAACGTCAGCGCGAAGGCAGCTGGGTGTTCCTGCGCGCTTGTGTCGGCAAGGAACGGGGCAGCCCTGTGGGGGAAGCGGTGTCGCGCCTGCTCGCCACGGCAGAGCGTGAGGACGCCGATTTCGCTGCCGCCTGCGCCGACGATCGCCGGCAATTGGCTGCGATCCGCGCCGCGCGCGAAAGCAGCGCCGAAACCTATTTTGCCCGCCACGCCGAAGTGTGGGACGAACTGCGCCAGCTTCACAGCCCCGACGAACAGGTCGAGGCGAAACTGGTAGAGGCGCTGGGCGATGCGCCGCTGGGCCGGCTGCTCGACATTGGCACCGGCACGGGGCGGATGGCCGAACTGTTCGCCGACCGCGCCGAGGGTGTGGTGGCGCTGGACAAGAGCCTCGACATGCTGCGGTTCGCGCGGGCCAAGTTGCAGAACCTGCCGTCCGACGCGGTCGAACTGGTGCAGGGCGATTTCACTGCACTGCCGTTTTCCGCTCAGGGGTTCGATACCGTCCTGCTGCATCAGGTCCTGCACTTTGCGCAGGACCCCGCCGCCCCGCTGGCGGAGGCAGCGCGAGTCACGCGGCCGGGCGGACGGATCGCGATTGTCGATTTCGCGGCGCACGATCGGGAGGAACTGCGCGATCGGCACGCCCACGTGCGCCTCGGCTTCACCGACGCCGCGATCGCATCCCTGCTGGCGGAGGCGGGTTTCGCCCCGGCCCCCGCGATTGCGCTCGAAGGGGGGGAACTGGTGGTCAAGATCTGGATCGGGCAACGGCTGGGAATGCCGGTCGGGACCCGGCGGAAGGCCAGCCAGTGAGCCCGACTTTCGATCAGATGCAGGAAGCGCGCACCGCGCTCGATGCCCCGCTCTTTTCCGGCCTTGCCGGTGACATCGACGTATCGTTCGAATTCT
The nucleotide sequence above comes from Pelagerythrobacter marensis. Encoded proteins:
- a CDS encoding ArsR/SmtB family transcription factor, yielding MRIETIMRALADPTRLRIMRLLSAMELAVGELAQVLGQSQPRVSRHVGILCDAGLAERQREGSWVFLRACVGKERGSPVGEAVSRLLATAEREDADFAAACADDRRQLAAIRAARESSAETYFARHAEVWDELRQLHSPDEQVEAKLVEALGDAPLGRLLDIGTGTGRMAELFADRAEGVVALDKSLDMLRFARAKLQNLPSDAVELVQGDFTALPFSAQGFDTVLLHQVLHFAQDPAAPLAEAARVTRPGGRIAIVDFAAHDREELRDRHAHVRLGFTDAAIASLLAEAGFAPAPAIALEGGELVVKIWIGQRLGMPVGTRRKASQ
- a CDS encoding flavin reductase family protein, which produces MIDKSAFRNALGSFVTGVTIVTARDREGNPVGLTANSFNSVSLDPPMVLWSLSLGSASLPAFRDATAWAVHVLACDQQDMSDRFARRGVDKFAGLTVTDGPEGAPLIAGYAARFGCRARFEYEGGDHAIFLGEVIDFDRSDVDPLIYHGGRYGRVMPTGAEEPEAQDHAQLAALGLARADADGWRLTEQGAAQLALLRRISERN
- a CDS encoding acetyl-CoA acetyltransferase, with the protein product MNEDGGNTPVIIGIGQISERTDAPDYRARSPMDLAGDALAAAIADAGAASGLPAAIDTLGAIRQFEMSRPDTKAPFGRADNPPRAIARRVGANPHRAILETTGGQTGQNLIGEFATDIAQGRSEVAAIAGAEAISTVRALSKAGETRDWSEDVGDELEDRGYGLDDLFDTELLRHGAASAIAHYALFENARRARLRLSPDSYRQAMGELFAPFTRVAAANPHAAAPVARTAHDLAAVTPRNRIVAEPYPRMTVARDQVNQGAAIIVASMRKARELGVPESRWVHIHAVAAASEPSPMARADLGRSPASTAAIEAALARCGRTFDEIRHIDLYSCFAIPVFNLTDHFGLSVDDPRGLTLTGGLPFFGGPGNNYSTHAIAEAVSRARATPGSYALVGANGGLMSKYSAAIYSTDAADWSGADRTIALPPQAAAVRKAIGEQTGLTVETYTIVESERGPLTIVLGRNSAGERIAANADMDHAETRAMFEDGAPFGARLTLSISAEDGRTLGQLAGG
- a CDS encoding mannitol dehydrogenase family protein, yielding MRLGPDTLGTLPAEIAQCGYDRAGQAIGVVHFGIGAFHRAHQAWYLDRAMAAGERDWAISALTLRSPTVAEQLGPQDGLYSLTERAGAGERTRVIGAVREVLFARPDAERAIERVAAPECRIVSFTVTEKGYCRAESGGLDLERAQESFYPVLSAALAQRAARGQAGVTLLSCDNLAGNGAVLHGLVREWLAAHSPDTLAWFEANCTSPSTMVDRIVPRTTEADLQALEERLGLEDRGAVFTERFSQWVIEDDFAARRPRWEELGVQMVADVAPYEAAKLRMLNGAHSLLAYCGLRAGHTYVHEAAGDPALRQLAERLMVDEAMPTLDPAPGQDLAAYARDLLTRFADPALRHRLDQIAMDGTQKIPQRWLDTAAWHCARGQAPGAIREAFDAWCWHLADARFVDDPEAKRLVRAASGGGRQTLLDACFGGGAGAPLWPEYAHLRPLFEGRRGGS